From Candidatus Neomarinimicrobiota bacterium:
CCCCGGCTTCCTGCGCTTCCATTACCTGCTCGCCCTTGGCGAACACCAGTATCCGCACTGCTTTGCCTGTGCCGTGTGGCAGGCTTACCGTTCCTCGGACCATTTGATCGGCATGACGCGGGTCTACCCCCAAATTAATGGCCAGCTCCACACTCTGGTCGAATTTGGCCGGGACGCCGTCCTTGAGCAGCTTAAGGGCTTCCACCAACTCATAGTGTTGGTTGCGATCAATTTTCCCAAGGGCATTCCGGTAGGCTTTGCTGCGCTTCACCAGCTAGTCCTCCACAACGATACCCATGCTACGGGCGGTACCTGCAATCATCTTCACCGCCGCCTCCTCGGTCCCAGCATTCAAGTCCGGCAGCTTGATCCGGGCAATTTCCCGAATCTGCTGCATGGTTACCATGCCCACCTTCTCCCGGTTGGGTTCCCCTGAGCCCTTCTCAGCCTTAGCTGCCTTGAGCAGGAGAATCGATGCAGGAGGTGTTTTGGTTGCAAAACTGAAAGACCGATCGGCATAGACGGTGATTTCCACCGGAATGATCATCCCCATCTGATCCTGGGTCTTGGCGTTATAAGCCTTGCAGAACTCCATAATATTAACGCCGTGCTGGCCCAGGGCGGGGCCCACCGGCGGCGCTGGTGAGGCCTGACCAGCCGGTAATTGCAATTTGATAAAACCGATGATTTTCTTGGCCACGGAATAAACCCGCGTTACTTCTCCAGCTCAACCTGGAGAAAATCCAGTTCAACTGGCGTAGGTCGCCCGAAAATTGAGACGGTTACCTTGACTTTCTGCTTGTCATCATTGACCTCTTCCACAAACCCGGTGAAGTCCACAAA
This genomic window contains:
- the rplK gene encoding 50S ribosomal protein L11, with translation MAKKIIGFIKLQLPAGQASPAPPVGPALGQHGVNIMEFCKAYNAKTQDQMGMIIPVEITVYADRSFSFATKTPPASILLLKAAKAEKGSGEPNREKVGMVTMQQIREIARIKLPDLNAGTEEAAVKMIAGTARSMGIVVED